One region of Corvus cornix cornix isolate S_Up_H32 chromosome 14, ASM73873v5, whole genome shotgun sequence genomic DNA includes:
- the LOC104684915 gene encoding noggin-2-like — protein sequence MTAIRALLLCLCLGLPAGGQPFLRLRPSPSDNLPVKDIVEHPDPEYDPKEQDLDERTLRKKLGSHFDPGFMAVAVPGPANASGAAAAAGRGRAALPAELRRLELGPPRGPRLRLGKKARRKVLQWLWAHTHCPVLYAWKDLGVRFWPRYIKEGNCLAEKSCSLPEGMFCKPVKSVTKTFLRWHCQGWSSQKYCTWIPVQYPLISECKCSC from the coding sequence ATGACGGCGATCCGGgcgctgctgctctgcctctgcctggggCTGCCGGCGGGCGGGCAGCCCTTCCTGCGCCTGCGACCCTCACCCAGCGACAACCTGCCCGTCAAGGACATCGTGGAGCACCCAGACCCCGAGTACGACCCCAAGGAGCAGGATCTGGACGAGAGGACGCTGAGGAAGAAGCTGGGCAGCCATTTCGACCCCGGCTTCATGGCCGTGGCCGTGCCGGGGCCGGCCAACGCCTCGGgcgccgcggcggcggcggggcgggggcgggcggcgctgcCGGCCGAGCTGCggcggctggagctggggccGCCCCGGGGCCCGCGCCTGCGGCTGGGCAAGAAGGCGCGGCGGAAGGtgctgcagtggctgtgggCGCACACCCACTGCCCCGTCCTCTACGCCtggaaggacctgggggtgcgCTTCTGGCCGCGCTACATCAAGGAAGGCAACTGCCTGGCCGAGAAGTCCTGCTCGCTGCCCGAGGGCATGTTCTGCAAGCCCGTCAAGTCGGTCACCAAGACCTTCCTGcgctggcactgccagggctggtcCAGTCAGAAGTACTGCACCTGGATCCCCGTGCAGTACCCGCTCATCTCCGAGTGCAAGTGCTCCTGCTAA